In one window of Nicotiana tabacum cultivar K326 chromosome 12, ASM71507v2, whole genome shotgun sequence DNA:
- the LOC107822187 gene encoding uncharacterized protein LOC107822187: MVNPFICGSFHHQDEDDMENLSPCSTPKRSKKNLSRTRSSNKNNPYSDRGLDKFSALLADLEDKKQRIYSQIGPDDISFVRFVFSNSNDVKPIVVKLKDKKQTTNDHENKQTTEKIQSQATSESNEGKELQVESKRRLKKSISWKFKWENLKKPMFYLPVTIILILVFLAIYGRSFAIMCTSIGWYMIPTIRGGNSSSSTKTKTPKRRKEYVRRFSEKTVVSERSTSPTSVMNGPSDKLPPTGKHGRRTSWS; the protein is encoded by the coding sequence atGGTTAATCCATTTATTTGTGGATCTTTTCATCATCAAGATGAAGATGATATGGAAAATTTAAGCCCCTGTTCAACTCCAAaaagatcaaaaaagaacttgtCAAGAACAAGGTCTAGTAACAAGAATAACCCTTATTCAGATCGAGGTCTTGACAAATTTTCTGCACTTTTAGCTGATCTTGAAGACAAGAAACAGAGGATTTATTCACAAATTGGCCCTGATGATATCTCTTTCGTTCGTTTCGTCTTTTCGAATTCCAATGATGTCAAGCCTATTGTTGTCAAGTTGAAGGACAAGAAGCAGACAACAAATGATCACGAGAACAAGCAAACCACTGAAAAAATACAATCTCAGGCGACTAGCGAATCAAATGAAGGAAAAGAATTGCAAGTTGAGTCCAAGAGAAGGCTAAAGAAGAGcatttcttggaaatttaagtGGGAAAATTTGAAGAAGCCTATGTTTTACTTGCCGGTGACTATAATATTGATATTGGTTTTTTTGGCTATATATGGAAGGTCATTTGCAATAATGTGTACTTCAATTGGATGGTACATGATTCCTACAATTAGAGGAGGGAACTCAAGTTCAAGCACAAAGACAAAAACGCCAAAGAGGAGAAAGGAATATGTAAGAAGATTTAGTGAGAAAACTGTTGTAAGTGAAAGATCAACTTCTCCAACAAGTGTTATGAATGGACCAAGTGATAAGTTACCACCAACTGGTAAACATGGCCGTAGGACAAGTTGGTCATAG